The following proteins come from a genomic window of Iamia sp. SCSIO 61187:
- a CDS encoding DUF6463 family protein: protein MIKVAGWIMALYAAAHTLLALTVEGAAWHADDWFSGALWGEDLANMSDASSALWLSLSSFGPPLFILGLVVLWMDRRSITPPAFVAWTLVALTLVDAVINLLTPWPILLIANVLLLVGIGQARADGEVPV from the coding sequence ATGATCAAGGTCGCAGGTTGGATCATGGCCCTCTACGCCGCCGCCCACACGCTCCTCGCCCTCACGGTGGAGGGCGCAGCGTGGCACGCCGACGACTGGTTCAGCGGCGCCCTGTGGGGCGAGGACCTCGCCAACATGAGCGACGCCAGCAGCGCGCTCTGGCTGTCGCTGTCCAGCTTTGGGCCGCCGCTGTTCATTCTCGGGCTGGTCGTGCTGTGGATGGACCGCCGGAGCATCACTCCCCCGGCCTTCGTCGCCTGGACCCTCGTCGCCCTGACCCTGGTCGACGCTGTCATCAACCTGCTCACCCCGTGGCCGATCCTTCTGATCGCCAACGTCCTGCTCCTCGTCGGCATTGGACAGGCGCGTGCGGATGGCGAGGTGCCCGTGTGA
- a CDS encoding IS110 family transposase has translation MASIALDRTDVIVGVDTHKDSHVAVAIDGLGGRLGVHHLPATNAGYADLLAWATALGTTYAFGVEGTGSYGIGLARFLRRQGVKVIEVSRPPRAGERRLDGKSDPIDAENAARQVLAGRAATTPKLADGIVEAIRLTRIARNTAVKAHTQAIVALKATLVTAPEHLRVALEPLSDHKLMVACAALGTDGDPADPAVAMGHVLASLAQRWLDLHDEIKTHTTRLKALTTTAAPDLVAAFGIGPDIAGELLVAAGDNTDRISSEAAFAKLCGACPVPTGSGKTSGRHRLNRGGNRQANAALYRAVIVRMRWHAPTIAYVERRTAEGLTKREIIRCLKRYLAREVYALLPPTAAPTAPTAEAA, from the coding sequence ATGGCCAGCATCGCACTCGACCGGACCGATGTCATCGTCGGTGTCGACACCCACAAAGACAGCCACGTGGCTGTCGCCATCGACGGCCTCGGCGGCCGTCTCGGCGTGCACCACCTGCCGGCGACCAACGCCGGCTACGCCGATCTGCTCGCCTGGGCGACCGCTCTCGGCACGACCTACGCCTTCGGGGTCGAGGGCACCGGCAGCTACGGCATCGGCCTGGCCCGGTTCCTGCGCCGCCAAGGCGTCAAGGTCATCGAGGTCAGCCGGCCCCCGCGGGCCGGGGAACGGCGCCTCGATGGCAAGAGTGACCCCATCGATGCCGAGAACGCCGCCCGCCAGGTCCTTGCCGGGCGAGCCGCCACGACCCCGAAGCTCGCCGACGGGATCGTCGAGGCGATCCGGCTCACCCGCATCGCCCGCAACACCGCCGTGAAGGCCCACACCCAGGCCATCGTTGCGCTCAAGGCCACCCTCGTCACCGCCCCCGAGCACCTGCGCGTCGCGCTCGAGCCGCTGAGCGACCACAAGCTCATGGTCGCCTGCGCTGCGCTCGGCACCGACGGCGACCCCGCCGACCCCGCCGTCGCCATGGGCCACGTCCTGGCCTCGCTCGCGCAGCGTTGGCTCGACCTCCACGACGAGATCAAGACCCACACCACCCGGCTCAAGGCCCTCACCACCACCGCCGCCCCCGATCTGGTCGCTGCGTTCGGGATCGGCCCCGACATCGCAGGCGAGCTCCTCGTCGCCGCCGGCGACAACACCGACCGCATCAGCTCAGAGGCCGCCTTCGCCAAGCTCTGCGGCGCCTGCCCGGTCCCGACCGGATCCGGCAAGACCAGCGGACGCCACCGCCTCAACCGGGGCGGCAACCGCCAAGCCAACGCCGCCCTCTACCGGGCCGTCATCGTCCGCATGCGCTGGCACGCACCCACCATCGCCTACGTCGAACGACGCACCGCAGAAGGACTCACCAAGCGAGAGATCATCCGCTGCCTCAAGCGCTACCTCGCCCGCGAGGTCTACGCCCTACTCCCACCCACCGCCGCGCCGACCGCGCCCACCGCCGAGGCCGCCTGA
- a CDS encoding maleylpyruvate isomerase N-terminal domain-containing protein: MDGIYRLAPRLADLAWRRLLAMAEVLRSLPEVELEAPSALPGWSRLTLVCHLRYGAEALLHLTDEALAGRRTSFYPEGRAAQRPGTLVPRTGERVCDVVEALVERSRELHQRWGLLDVQAWSTEVREPVGRSDAGDLLLAEHALLRLTEVEVHGTDAAVGLPDWSGVLIGAGLPFRLGRLAGRHVPPTAVRPDLGSWLLIATDGPVHMVTVEGGSLAVRPADANAAATATLEASSRDLFALLLGRRPEQSVTIEGDVAFGRRFPLVFPGP; this comes from the coding sequence GTGGACGGGATCTATCGGCTCGCGCCGCGGCTGGCGGACCTCGCCTGGCGTCGGCTCCTGGCGATGGCGGAGGTCCTGCGCTCCCTGCCGGAGGTCGAGCTGGAGGCGCCGTCGGCGCTGCCGGGCTGGAGCCGGCTCACCCTCGTCTGCCACCTCCGCTACGGCGCCGAGGCCCTGTTGCACCTGACGGACGAGGCCCTGGCGGGGCGCCGGACGTCGTTCTACCCCGAGGGTCGGGCGGCCCAGCGGCCCGGGACCCTCGTACCTCGTACCGGTGAGCGGGTCTGCGACGTCGTAGAGGCGCTCGTGGAGCGCAGTCGTGAGCTGCACCAGCGGTGGGGCCTGCTCGATGTCCAGGCCTGGTCGACAGAGGTTCGCGAGCCGGTCGGTCGGAGCGATGCTGGTGATCTCCTACTCGCCGAGCACGCCCTCCTGCGGCTCACGGAGGTCGAGGTCCACGGCACCGACGCGGCGGTCGGCCTCCCCGACTGGAGCGGCGTGCTCATCGGTGCCGGGTTGCCGTTCCGGCTCGGACGGCTGGCCGGCCGTCACGTGCCCCCGACAGCGGTCCGACCCGACCTTGGCTCGTGGCTGCTCATCGCCACCGACGGGCCCGTCCACATGGTGACCGTCGAGGGCGGATCGCTGGCGGTCCGACCCGCCGATGCCAACGCCGCTGCGACGGCAACGCTCGAGGCGTCGAGCCGGGACCTGTTCGCGCTCCTCCTCGGCCGGCGGCCCGAGCAGTCCGTGACGATTGAGGGCGACGTCGCCTTCGGCCGGCGCTTCCCGCTCGTCTTCCCCGGCCCCTAG
- a CDS encoding alcohol dehydrogenase catalytic domain-containing protein translates to MRQLTYTNPGEVRWTEMAVPEDCPADGAVVRPQAVGRCDLDAPMVTWGMFPGPFPVGHEVAGVVEQVGDHVHRVRPGEEVVVPFQVSCGQCRQCGSGRYAACGVHRAAAGAAFGFGSAGGGFGGAVADVLVVPHADHLLFPAPLGLSVVERCVLADNVVDGFRCVAGPLDLQPGAEVLIVGGAAESVGLYAVSSALALGASRVRYVDTDIGRCDAAEGLGAEVEHVVGAWPRRFDRAPVTVALSLDPDGLRAAIMSTEPYGTCTSAAIHLQPVELPLLQMYSRGITFHTSRADSRRHLPRVLEAVDAGRLSLDGIPMTVAPFDEAEDVWLEAPGKLVLTH, encoded by the coding sequence ATGCGACAACTGACCTACACCAACCCGGGTGAGGTCCGATGGACCGAGATGGCCGTGCCGGAGGACTGCCCGGCTGACGGTGCCGTGGTCCGGCCCCAGGCGGTCGGTCGCTGCGACCTCGACGCCCCGATGGTGACCTGGGGGATGTTTCCGGGGCCGTTCCCGGTCGGCCATGAGGTGGCGGGCGTGGTCGAGCAGGTCGGTGACCACGTCCACCGAGTTCGTCCCGGGGAGGAGGTGGTGGTGCCCTTCCAGGTGTCGTGCGGCCAGTGCCGACAGTGCGGGTCAGGCCGGTACGCGGCATGCGGCGTCCACCGAGCTGCTGCCGGTGCGGCGTTCGGGTTCGGCTCGGCCGGCGGTGGCTTCGGCGGCGCCGTCGCCGACGTCCTGGTCGTGCCCCACGCAGACCACCTCTTGTTCCCGGCGCCGCTGGGGCTCAGTGTTGTCGAGCGGTGCGTCCTGGCCGACAACGTGGTCGACGGGTTCCGGTGCGTCGCTGGCCCGCTCGACCTCCAGCCGGGGGCCGAGGTGCTCATCGTCGGCGGTGCCGCCGAGTCGGTGGGGCTCTACGCCGTGAGCTCAGCGCTGGCGTTGGGCGCTAGCCGGGTGCGCTACGTCGACACCGACATCGGGCGGTGCGATGCGGCCGAGGGCCTCGGTGCTGAGGTCGAGCATGTGGTCGGTGCGTGGCCTCGACGCTTCGATCGGGCTCCGGTCACGGTGGCGTTGTCGCTCGATCCCGACGGTCTGCGGGCGGCGATCATGTCGACCGAGCCGTATGGCACCTGCACCAGCGCGGCCATCCACCTCCAGCCGGTCGAGCTGCCCTTGCTGCAGATGTACAGCCGTGGGATCACCTTCCACACCTCTCGCGCCGACTCCCGGCGGCACCTCCCCCGGGTGCTCGAGGCGGTCGACGCCGGGCGGCTCTCCCTCGATGGCATCCCCATGACGGTGGCCCCGTTCGATGAGGCTGAGGATGTGTGGTTGGAGGCCCCGGGAAAGCTCGTTCTGACCCACTGA
- a CDS encoding transposase, with the protein MPAPRKYPAELRERSMRLVREAQEQDPELSLNAAVVRIGQRVGVNKDTLRGWCKQADIDAGRRPGTTTSDAQRIKDLEAEVHELKRANEILLAASSFFARELDPRLPW; encoded by the coding sequence ATGCCAGCACCGAGGAAGTACCCGGCCGAGCTGCGTGAGCGGTCGATGCGCCTTGTGCGCGAGGCCCAGGAGCAGGACCCGGAGCTGTCGTTGAACGCGGCGGTGGTCCGGATCGGCCAGCGGGTCGGGGTCAACAAGGACACGTTGCGGGGTTGGTGCAAGCAGGCCGACATCGACGCCGGCCGGCGGCCGGGGACTACGACGTCGGACGCGCAGCGGATCAAGGACCTCGAGGCTGAGGTGCACGAGCTCAAGCGGGCGAACGAGATCTTGTTGGCGGCGTCGAGTTTCTTCGCGAGGGAGCTCGACCCTCGACTGCCTTGGTAG
- a CDS encoding trans-acting enoyl reductase family protein codes for MTTAEKTGDPRRDDRDFDIALYGATGFVGRLTAQYLATAAPAGARIALAGRNSAKLEELRAELAAAAPAAANWSVLVASATDPESLDTIAAASQVVVSTVGPYLTYGLPLVEACARRGTDYADLTGETLFVRDSIDAWHDPAVASGARIVHACGFDSIPSDITTFLLHERAVADGAGELGETTLLVRRIRGGASGGTAASGYAQIVRAKENDDDAEQVKDPYTLTTDRSAEPEHGAQRDDVVVRANRINPSLKGWAAPFFMAPFNTRVVRRTNALYGWKYGRSFKYSEAMAVGPTPVPAYALSGTLRVLNAAAAAVPARVVERLLPKPGTGPSEEARLKGGYTIETYTTTTSGRRYVARISQIGDPGYNGTSVLIGESALCLAFDRQHLVADGGVMTPAYAMGAPLAGRLAVAPGVSLVVEPA; via the coding sequence ATGACCACCGCCGAGAAGACCGGCGACCCCAGGCGTGACGACCGAGACTTCGACATCGCTCTGTACGGAGCAACGGGCTTCGTCGGCCGACTGACCGCGCAATACCTCGCCACCGCCGCTCCCGCGGGCGCCCGGATCGCGCTGGCCGGAAGGAACTCGGCCAAGCTCGAGGAGCTGCGCGCCGAGCTGGCTGCGGCGGCCCCCGCCGCAGCCAACTGGAGCGTCCTAGTGGCCTCGGCGACGGACCCGGAGTCCCTCGACACCATCGCTGCCGCCTCCCAGGTCGTCGTGTCCACGGTCGGCCCGTACCTGACCTACGGCCTCCCGCTGGTCGAGGCATGTGCGCGGCGTGGCACCGACTACGCCGACCTGACCGGCGAGACGCTCTTCGTGCGGGACTCCATCGACGCTTGGCACGACCCAGCGGTCGCGAGCGGCGCTCGCATCGTCCACGCCTGCGGCTTCGACTCGATCCCCTCCGACATCACGACGTTCCTGCTGCACGAGCGCGCCGTGGCCGACGGGGCAGGAGAGCTCGGTGAGACCACCCTCCTAGTCCGCAGGATCCGTGGAGGAGCGTCGGGTGGCACGGCTGCCTCCGGGTACGCGCAGATCGTGCGGGCCAAGGAGAACGACGACGATGCCGAGCAGGTGAAGGACCCCTACACGCTCACCACCGACCGGTCTGCCGAACCCGAACACGGCGCCCAGCGAGACGACGTGGTCGTCCGGGCGAACCGGATCAACCCGTCGTTGAAGGGGTGGGCGGCACCGTTCTTCATGGCGCCGTTCAACACCCGGGTCGTACGCCGGACCAACGCTCTATACGGCTGGAAGTACGGCCGCTCGTTCAAATACTCCGAAGCTATGGCAGTCGGCCCGACCCCAGTTCCCGCCTACGCCCTCTCCGGCACCCTCCGAGTGCTGAACGCGGCAGCCGCCGCCGTGCCGGCTCGCGTCGTCGAACGGCTGCTGCCCAAACCCGGCACGGGGCCGAGTGAGGAAGCCCGCCTCAAGGGCGGCTACACGATCGAGACCTACACCACGACGACCTCCGGGCGGCGCTACGTCGCCCGCATCAGCCAGATCGGCGACCCCGGCTACAACGGTACCTCCGTCCTAATCGGCGAGTCCGCGCTCTGCCTCGCATTCGACAGGCAGCACCTCGTCGCCGACGGCGGCGTGATGACCCCTGCCTACGCGATGGGCGCGCCCCTTGCTGGGCGCCTGGCGGTCGCGCCCGGAGTGAGCCTCGTCGTCGAACCAGCCTGA
- a CDS encoding IS5 family transposase: protein MRGKPDQQLAMLTSLSTEDLIPGDHPIRRIRRVVDEVLAELDSDFDAMYSGIGRPSVPPEQLLKATILMAMYSVRSERAFCERLNYDLLFKWFLDLSIDAKAFDPTTFTKNRDRLLDAEVADRFFAAVVRQAALRRYVSSDHFAVDGTLLEAWASHKSFKPNTDSGTDDQPGDGPGGAVGGRNVEVDWRGQPRSNQTHRSTTDPEALLARKGNTPARLCYSGHLLIENRNALVVDAELTAADGYAERATALDLLARLPVRARRRTVAADKAYDTRGFVAGCRALNVTPHVAQNTTRQRSAIDGRTTRHPGHRSSQRARPRVEEPFGWLKTIAGGRKLRYRGRARNRAWFLVTTATYNLLRITALDAQPA from the coding sequence ATGCGTGGCAAGCCTGACCAGCAGCTGGCGATGCTCACCTCGTTGAGCACCGAGGACCTGATCCCGGGTGATCATCCGATCCGGCGGATCCGCCGGGTGGTCGACGAGGTGCTCGCTGAGCTCGACTCCGATTTCGACGCCATGTACTCGGGGATCGGACGTCCGAGCGTCCCGCCTGAGCAGCTGTTGAAGGCGACGATCTTGATGGCGATGTACTCGGTCCGTTCGGAGCGGGCGTTCTGCGAGCGGCTCAACTACGACCTGTTGTTCAAGTGGTTCCTCGACCTCTCGATCGACGCCAAGGCCTTCGACCCGACCACCTTCACCAAGAACCGTGACCGCCTGTTGGACGCTGAGGTCGCGGACCGGTTCTTCGCCGCTGTCGTGCGCCAGGCTGCGCTGCGCCGGTACGTGTCGAGCGACCACTTCGCCGTCGACGGCACGCTCTTGGAGGCGTGGGCGTCGCACAAGAGCTTCAAGCCCAACACCGACAGCGGCACCGACGACCAGCCAGGAGACGGCCCTGGCGGGGCGGTCGGGGGCCGCAACGTCGAGGTCGACTGGCGGGGCCAGCCCCGCAGCAACCAGACCCACCGCTCCACCACTGACCCCGAAGCGCTGCTGGCCCGCAAGGGCAACACCCCAGCGCGGCTCTGTTACTCGGGGCACCTGCTCATCGAGAACCGCAACGCCCTGGTCGTCGACGCCGAGCTCACCGCAGCCGACGGCTACGCCGAACGCGCCACCGCCCTGGACCTGCTGGCCCGTCTCCCCGTCCGTGCCCGACGGCGGACCGTCGCGGCGGACAAGGCATATGACACCCGCGGGTTCGTCGCCGGCTGCCGGGCGTTGAACGTCACCCCCCACGTCGCCCAGAACACAACCCGCCAACGCTCCGCCATCGACGGCCGGACCACCAGACACCCCGGCCACCGGTCGAGCCAACGAGCACGGCCCCGGGTCGAGGAACCCTTCGGCTGGCTCAAGACCATCGCCGGCGGCCGCAAGCTCCGCTACCGAGGACGAGCCCGCAACCGGGCCTGGTTCCTCGTCACCACCGCCACCTACAACCTGCTCCGCATCACCGCCCTCGACGCCCAACCCGCCTGA
- a CDS encoding NUDIX domain-containing protein produces MERMVGALLFSGGSVLLGRRSAVRASFPGVWDMPGGHVEAGESRRAALDRELAEELGVRPAQGRWWRRETRAGLELTVWLVTRWTGTVANRQPHEHDELAWFARHEVSRLAFPHPAFPELLDAAFDAVDQVPV; encoded by the coding sequence ATGGAGCGGATGGTCGGTGCGTTGCTGTTCTCGGGCGGCTCGGTGCTGCTCGGTCGGCGCAGTGCCGTGCGGGCGTCGTTCCCGGGCGTGTGGGACATGCCGGGCGGTCACGTCGAAGCCGGCGAGTCCCGTCGGGCGGCGCTGGACCGGGAGTTGGCGGAGGAGCTCGGCGTGCGGCCGGCGCAAGGCCGTTGGTGGCGACGCGAGACGCGGGCCGGTCTCGAGCTGACGGTCTGGTTGGTGACCAGGTGGACCGGCACAGTCGCCAACCGCCAGCCGCACGAGCACGACGAGCTGGCGTGGTTCGCTCGGCATGAAGTCTCGAGGTTGGCGTTCCCGCATCCGGCGTTCCCTGAGCTGCTCGACGCGGCGTTCGACGCCGTCGATCAGGTACCGGTGTAG
- a CDS encoding IS3 family transposase, whose protein sequence is MTIYRSINAMAESFNSLFKWELIYPQGPWRSLDDVEFATLGYIDWFNHRRLHGEITTDNTYVTPAEFEAAHYRQITPAPEPITQ, encoded by the coding sequence TTGACCATCTATAGGAGCATCAACGCCATGGCCGAGAGCTTCAACAGCCTCTTCAAATGGGAGCTGATCTACCCCCAGGGCCCATGGCGCAGCCTCGACGACGTCGAGTTCGCCACCCTCGGCTACATCGACTGGTTCAACCACCGCCGCCTCCACGGCGAGATCACCACCGACAACACCTACGTCACCCCCGCCGAGTTCGAAGCCGCCCACTACCGTCAGATCACCCCGGCTCCCGAGCCGATCACCCAATGA
- a CDS encoding TetR/AcrR family transcriptional regulator, producing MGRPAKFTSTDILDAAADLVAQGGPTMATVAAISDRLQAPSGSVYHRFATRDLLVAQLWVQLVREAQAGFIEALALDDVDEAAKQACLHVPRWSRANLPKAQVLLLYRRSDLVEHWPDEMGEDLATLNDGLARALRSYTRRRFSTSSARARRTVTFALIDVPFAGVRSYLQAGQAPPKHVDELVLRTCRCILAGP from the coding sequence ATGGGTCGTCCGGCGAAGTTCACCAGCACCGACATCCTCGACGCCGCCGCCGACCTGGTGGCGCAGGGGGGCCCGACCATGGCCACGGTGGCGGCCATCAGCGACCGGCTCCAGGCCCCGTCCGGCTCCGTCTACCACCGGTTCGCCACCCGCGACCTCCTGGTGGCACAGCTGTGGGTGCAGCTGGTCCGTGAGGCCCAAGCCGGCTTCATCGAGGCATTGGCGCTCGACGACGTGGACGAGGCCGCCAAGCAGGCCTGCCTGCACGTCCCCCGCTGGTCGCGCGCCAACCTGCCAAAAGCCCAGGTGCTGCTCCTCTACCGCAGGTCGGACCTCGTCGAGCACTGGCCCGACGAGATGGGCGAGGACCTGGCCACCCTCAACGACGGCCTCGCCCGGGCGCTGCGGTCCTACACGAGACGTCGGTTCTCGACCTCCAGTGCCAGGGCCCGGCGGACGGTGACCTTCGCCCTCATCGATGTCCCCTTCGCCGGGGTGCGCAGCTACCTGCAAGCCGGCCAAGCACCGCCGAAGCACGTCGACGAGCTCGTGCTGCGAACCTGCCGGTGCATCCTCGCCGGTCCGTGA
- a CDS encoding enoyl-CoA hydratase/isomerase family protein, with translation MKTLSVHRDGAVVEVRLERPDTLNAQTHEMWFELRQVAADLGQDSSIRALIVSGAGRSFSAGLDTAVIADFFGGATAPDLEGLEAPDYVRTLQSSFTWLKEAPFPTIAAVQGHALGAGFQLALACDLRIAGDDATFALLESTWGLMPDLGATVWLPELIGPSRALELMWLADRLDAVHAERLGLVNRVVPTADLHAEARAMADRLAAQPPIAVTAIKEAVRAGLGDKARGFVVAGEGQARCLFSSDLREAAAARLEGRRPSYTGT, from the coding sequence GTGAAGACCCTCTCCGTCCACCGGGACGGTGCCGTCGTCGAGGTGCGCCTCGAGCGCCCCGACACCCTCAACGCCCAAACCCACGAGATGTGGTTCGAGCTCCGCCAGGTCGCCGCCGACCTCGGACAGGACTCGTCGATCCGAGCCCTCATCGTCTCCGGCGCCGGCCGGTCGTTCTCCGCCGGCCTCGACACCGCCGTCATCGCCGACTTCTTCGGCGGCGCAACCGCGCCCGACCTCGAAGGCCTCGAGGCCCCGGACTACGTCCGCACCCTCCAGAGCAGCTTCACCTGGCTGAAGGAGGCCCCGTTCCCCACCATCGCCGCAGTCCAGGGCCACGCCCTCGGCGCCGGGTTCCAGCTGGCGCTCGCCTGCGACCTGCGCATCGCCGGCGACGACGCGACCTTCGCACTGCTCGAGTCGACCTGGGGCCTCATGCCCGACCTCGGCGCAACCGTGTGGCTGCCCGAGCTCATCGGGCCGTCGCGAGCCCTGGAGCTGATGTGGCTCGCCGACCGCCTCGACGCTGTGCACGCCGAACGCCTCGGTCTGGTGAACCGCGTGGTGCCCACCGCCGACCTCCACGCCGAGGCTAGAGCCATGGCCGACCGCCTCGCCGCGCAGCCTCCGATCGCCGTCACGGCCATCAAGGAAGCCGTCCGGGCCGGGCTCGGCGACAAGGCCCGGGGCTTCGTCGTCGCCGGCGAGGGTCAGGCCCGCTGCCTGTTCTCCAGCGACCTGCGCGAGGCGGCGGCGGCTCGGCTGGAGGGCCGACGTCCCTCCTACACCGGTACCTGA
- a CDS encoding nuclear transport factor 2 family protein, with product MDDTGEATTPDSQPTGDEKLVLDMIRAVEERDMDTLVATYHPDVVFVWPPELPYGGTFQGEEVAPMTEAFAAAWGPLQRDADMRRLDPRLLGSAGNDVAVHYVQRGRDAEGRTCEMPVIGLYTVVDSRVRRLQMFYFDATATARFLDRAAALDDA from the coding sequence ATGGACGACACTGGAGAGGCCACGACGCCGGACAGCCAGCCGACCGGAGACGAGAAGCTGGTCCTCGACATGATCCGTGCCGTCGAGGAGCGCGATATGGACACGCTCGTCGCCACCTACCACCCCGACGTCGTATTCGTGTGGCCCCCTGAACTGCCCTACGGCGGCACCTTTCAGGGCGAAGAGGTCGCTCCGATGACGGAGGCCTTCGCCGCAGCCTGGGGACCGCTGCAGCGGGACGCCGACATGCGACGACTCGACCCCCGGCTGCTGGGGTCGGCCGGGAACGACGTCGCGGTCCACTACGTCCAACGAGGCCGCGACGCGGAGGGCCGCACGTGCGAGATGCCGGTCATCGGCCTCTACACCGTGGTCGACAGCCGTGTCCGCCGCCTCCAGATGTTCTACTTCGACGCCACTGCGACGGCGAGGTTCCTCGACCGCGCCGCGGCCCTTGACGACGCCTGA
- a CDS encoding class I SAM-dependent methyltransferase — MSRRRSVAAGARYDRIGTSYARTRREDPRIAATIFESLGPGRTIVNIGAGTGSYEPTDRTVVAVEPSVQMLAQRPIGSSPAVRGVAEALPFGDLAFDVAVAILTVHHWNAPAGGLVEMRRVAQRQLVLFFEPLRDRGFWGLEYFPEAADLDTERDPLGERLVRDVLDVQRVVPVLIPHDCRDGFGTAFWARPEAYLDADVRAGMSWLSMLPRRAVSAGVQRLRLDLRSGEWDRRFGHLRGQDSYDGGFRLAVAGS; from the coding sequence ATGAGCCGCCGTAGGTCTGTCGCCGCTGGTGCTCGCTACGACCGGATCGGGACGTCCTACGCCCGGACCCGCAGAGAAGACCCTCGCATCGCGGCCACCATCTTCGAGTCGCTGGGACCGGGCCGGACGATCGTCAACATCGGGGCCGGGACCGGTAGCTACGAGCCGACGGACCGCACGGTCGTCGCGGTCGAGCCGTCGGTGCAGATGTTGGCACAGCGGCCCATCGGCTCGTCGCCGGCGGTGCGTGGCGTCGCGGAAGCTCTGCCCTTCGGCGATCTCGCCTTCGACGTGGCCGTGGCGATCTTGACGGTCCACCACTGGAACGCGCCGGCCGGCGGGCTGGTCGAGATGCGCCGTGTCGCCCAACGACAGCTGGTTCTCTTCTTCGAGCCGCTCCGCGATCGGGGGTTCTGGGGATTGGAGTACTTCCCGGAGGCAGCTGACCTCGACACCGAGCGCGACCCTCTGGGCGAGCGCCTCGTGCGGGACGTGCTCGACGTGCAGCGGGTCGTGCCCGTACTGATCCCCCATGACTGCCGTGATGGTTTCGGAACGGCCTTCTGGGCCCGTCCCGAGGCGTACCTGGACGCTGACGTCAGGGCCGGCATGTCGTGGCTCTCCATGCTGCCGCGTCGGGCCGTCTCGGCCGGTGTGCAGCGGCTCCGCCTCGACCTCCGTTCCGGTGAGTGGGACCGGCGGTTCGGCCACCTTCGGGGCCAGGACAGCTACGACGGCGGGTTCCGTCTGGCCGTGGCCGGGTCGTGA
- a CDS encoding DoxX family protein, with protein sequence MDVTAWICQGLLAVVFFASGVAKSTMSRERLLETGQTGAAVFPMPAVRVAAASELMAAAGLVLPWLTGIGRPLTPAAAAGLIVVMVIAAVTHWRLGEPRNVVGNLVLLTMCVVVIVVRVGQL encoded by the coding sequence ATGGATGTCACGGCATGGATCTGCCAGGGACTGCTCGCGGTCGTGTTCTTCGCATCGGGCGTGGCCAAGTCGACGATGTCGCGGGAGCGTCTGCTGGAGACGGGTCAGACCGGAGCCGCAGTGTTCCCGATGCCGGCGGTGAGGGTGGCGGCTGCGTCCGAGCTGATGGCCGCCGCTGGCCTGGTGCTGCCTTGGCTGACCGGTATCGGTCGTCCACTGACGCCGGCCGCGGCCGCCGGGCTGATCGTGGTCATGGTCATCGCTGCGGTGACGCATTGGCGTCTCGGCGAGCCCCGGAACGTCGTCGGGAACCTCGTGCTGCTGACCATGTGCGTGGTGGTGATCGTGGTCCGCGTCGGTCAGCTCTGA
- a CDS encoding IS3 family transposase, whose amino-acid sequence MVVAFVDDHRDRFGVEPICRVLAAHGVAIAPSTYYASKSRPPSARAASDEAMTVEVRRVHGEVGRGLYGARKVWHQLRREGITVARCTVERLMRAEGLQGARRGRKVVTTRPDDTAPRPPDLVRRDFTAVAPNRLWVVDFTYVATWAGMAYTAFVTDVFSRRIVGWRTAASMPTQLPLDALEMAIWTRDGHRLDGLVHHSDAGSQYTSIRYADRLADTGAVASIGTVGDSYDCDDAGVLVRSA is encoded by the coding sequence TTGGTAGTTGCCTTCGTCGACGACCACCGTGACCGCTTCGGGGTCGAGCCGATCTGCCGCGTCCTGGCCGCCCACGGCGTGGCGATCGCCCCGAGCACCTACTACGCGTCGAAGTCCCGGCCGCCGTCGGCCAGGGCTGCCTCCGACGAGGCCATGACCGTGGAGGTCCGTCGCGTCCACGGCGAGGTCGGCCGCGGCCTATACGGCGCCCGCAAGGTCTGGCACCAGCTCCGACGCGAGGGCATCACCGTGGCGCGCTGCACCGTCGAGCGGCTCATGCGCGCCGAGGGCCTCCAAGGCGCCCGGCGAGGCCGCAAGGTCGTCACGACCCGCCCCGACGACACGGCGCCACGACCGCCCGACCTGGTCCGACGGGACTTCACCGCCGTGGCCCCGAACCGGCTCTGGGTCGTCGACTTCACCTACGTCGCGACCTGGGCCGGCATGGCCTACACGGCCTTCGTCACCGACGTGTTCTCGAGGCGGATCGTCGGCTGGCGCACCGCGGCGTCGATGCCGACCCAACTGCCGCTCGACGCCTTGGAGATGGCCATATGGACCCGCGACGGCCACCGCCTCGACGGGCTCGTCCACCACTCCGACGCCGGCAGCCAATACACCTCGATCCGCTACGCAGACCGGCTCGCCGACACCGGCGCCGTCGCCTCGATCGGCACAGTCGGCGACTCCTACGACTGTGATGATGCTGGGGTGCTGGTCCGGTCGGCCTGA